A single genomic interval of Armigeres subalbatus isolate Guangzhou_Male chromosome 1, GZ_Asu_2, whole genome shotgun sequence harbors:
- the LOC134206992 gene encoding jerky protein homolog-like, which yields MKSARFIDLEEALFMWILQERNKKHTITPDVVKTKAEVLFSMLKEKRKYSNEVTFAATNGWYDRFRKRYGLRMLTVSGEKASGDIEAFTSFKSNFLQVILENGYEKHEIYNADESGLFFKLLPSRTLTLHDEDIAEGRKVIKSRVTFMPCSNIDGSNKLPLMLLGTAQNPRTLPKDKSSLPVYYRSSKKAWMNRILFREWFYDQFVPSVKAFAQKHNRAPRALLLLDNCSAHHDGGDILECDDIKVAYLPPNVTSLGQPMDQGVLNAIKKRFKKKLMLRLLLSDEDLSIEEKLKGISLREVICWLHQSWEEISGKTIEGSWKNLIDEYPYFTLENEVKQWLNDSVYDMNSNILTGDCDLYTDQEIVDYVPNRQENSSLEFDTSNEFDQSNTIPNDAIRIVRFDEGRDKHDKAMECVEYLIDFLEDEGDTLEVIKLHNVKSKLIELEWKRRRES from the exons ATGAAGTCGGCAAGATTCATCGATTTGGAGGAAGCGCTGTTCATGTGGATCTTGCAGGAGAGAAATAAGAAGCATACCATTACACCAGATGTCGTAAAAACAAAAGCAGAGGTGTTATTTTCCATGCTGAAGGAAAAACGAAAGTATTCAAACGAAGTGACTTTCGCTGCTACGAACGGATGGTACGACAGGTTCCGAAAACGTTACGGATTGCGCATGCTGACTGTTTCTGGCGAAAAGGCATCCGGGGATATTGAGGCGTTTACTTCATTCAAAAGCAATTTTCTCCAGGTTATTTTGGAAAATGGATATGAGAAGCATGAAATCTACAACGCGGATGAATCGGGGCTGTTTTTCAAGCTGCTTCCATCACGAACGTTGACTTTGCATGATGAAGACATAGCCGAAGGAAGGAAGGTAATCAAATCCCGTGTTACTTTCATGCCTTGTAGCAATATAGATGGGTCAAATAAATTGCCTTTGATGCTTCTGGGAACCGCACAAAATCCAAGAACCCTCCCAAAGGACAAATCATCGTTACCCGTGTACTATAGAAGCTCCAAAAAAGCATGGATGAACAGAATACTTTTCAGGGAGTGGTTCTATGATCAGTTTGTTCCATCGGTcaaagcattcgctcaaaagcacAATCGTGCACCACGTGCTTTGCTTCTACTTGACAATTGTTCAGCTCACCATGATGGTGGTGATATTCTCGAATGTGATGACATTAAAGTTGCGTATTTACCACCCAACGTTACATCACTCGGCCAACCTATGGACCAGGGAGTTTTGAAtgcaattaaaaaacgtttcaaaAAAAAGCTGATGTTGCGTCTTCTTTTGAGCGACGAAGATTTATCTATTGAGGAGAAACTGAAAGGGATTTCATTGCGTGAGGTGATATGCTGGCTGCATCAATCATGGGaggaaatttccggaaaaactaTTGAAGGATCCTGGAAAAACCTGATCGATGAATATCCATATTTCACTCTGGAAA ATGAAGTGAAACAGTGGCTTAATGATAGTGTCTACGATATGAACAGTAATATTCTCACCGGGGATTGCGACCTCTACACTGATCAGGAAATTGTGGACTATGTGCCTAACCGCCAGGAAAACTCCAGCCTGGAGTTTGATACTTCAAATGAGTTTGACCAAAGTAATACGATTCCCAACGATGCGATTAGGATTGTTAGATTCGATGAGGGCCGTGATAAGCACGACAAAGCCATGGAATGTGTGGAGTATCTCATTGACTTTTTGGAAGATGAAGGAGACACACTAGAGGTCATTAAGTTACATAATGTGAAAAGCAAGTTAATCGAGCTTGAATGGAAACGACGTCGAGAATCATGA